The Pyrenophora tritici-repentis strain M4 chromosome 2, whole genome shotgun sequence genome window below encodes:
- a CDS encoding CypX, Cytochrome P450 produces the protein MALHDLVQYITTSPTLALLYGLAVFLPIYAVVHTFVIRPLPANAPQEIRDNYPISGAWGFWMRRWDWYRQRISQSQTGHFSFHVGSHPVVALSGDSGRQLNFESKDLGFAAGYAVLFGQTPAVDKYDDGHGRDHDVDNQFNRRLISLLKTEHFRRKLPTLISDVQEAIEAIQRDPSGITNPFESLYRVVFRFTIRMVGADEIGDDLEVLDEMLELFEMLENSATATAVMFPKFPSPAILKRTYAGGRLYMLIENIIKKRAASDEKHDDALQYMIDQGDRTFMIVKFIVGALFAGILNSGINAAWVMCYLASSPEWLAKTQEEVRNTAAKYARDPNAPLRYQLNDVPLDAWEAEFPIIDMCLRDSIRLNLLGTTFRKNTSGRAIPIGDSKEVIPPDAFVVYAAGDIHLNPEVYPNPYEWDPARYTPERAEDKRKLHGFLGWGAGRHPCLGMRFAKLEQNIITAYFIASFDFHLCDKSGNLVLDAPRVDFNRHSAHKPKNPPYLKVTPKEKE, from the exons ATGGCTCTCCACGACCTCGTCCAGTATATAACGACCTCTCCTACACTCGCCCTCCTTTATGGTCTTGCTGTCTTCCTGCCCATATACGCGGTTGTTCACACTTTCGTTATTCGCCCACTTCCGGCCAATGCTCCACAAGAGATCCGCGACAACTATCCCATAAGTGGCGCCTGGGGGTTCTGGATGCGACGGTGGGATTGGTACAGACAACGCATTAGCCAGTCGCAGACAGGTCATTTCTCTTTTCACGTGGGATCACATCCAGTGGTCGCATTGTCGGGTGACAGCGGACGACAGCTGAATTTCGAAAGCAAAGATCTGGGGTTCGCCGCAGGGTATGCGGTATTGTTTGGCCAGACACCTGCCGTAGACAAGTATGACGATGGCCATGGCAGGGACCATGATGTGGATAACCAGTTCAACCGCCGCCTTATATCCCTGTTGAAGACCGAGCATTTCCGTCGCAAGCTGCCCACCCTCATCTCCGATGTCCAGGAAGCTATTGAGGCCATTCAGAGAGACCCTAGCGGCATCACCAACCCTTTCGAAAGCCTATACCGCGTTGTCTTTAGGTTCACTATCCGCATGGTCGGCGCAGATGAGATCGGAGATGACCTAGAGGTGCTCGACGAGATGCTGGAGCTGTTTGAGATGCTCGAAAATAGCGCGACTGCCACCGCGGTCATGTTCCCCAAATTCCCATCACCCGCCATCTTGAAACGAACTTATGCTGGTGGACGCCTATACATGCTGATAGAGAATATCATCAAAAAGCGCGCTGCGAGCGACGAGAAGCACGACGATGCGCTGCAGTATATGATCGACCAAGGCGACCGGACATTCATGATCGTGAAATTCATCGTAGGCGCACTCTTCGCAGGCATTCTCAACTCCGGCATCAATGCCGCGTGGGTCATGTGCTACCTCGCTAGTTCCCCAGAATGGCTAGCAAAGACACAAGAAGAAGTACGCAACACAGCAGCCAAGTACGCCCGTGATCCCAACGCGCCGTTGCGCTATCAGCTCAACGATGTTCCGCTAGATGCCTGGGAAGCCGAGTTCCCCATCATCGACATGTGCTTGCGTGATTCCATTCGCTTGAACCTACTTGGCACAACATTCAGGAAGAACACAAGTGGTCGCGCTATTCCTATTGGTGATAGCAAGGAGGTCATCCCCCCTGACGCGTTCGTCGTTTATGCTGCTGGCGACATCCACCTCAATCCTGAGGTTTACCCTAACCCGTATGAGTGGGATCCAGCGAGATATACTCCAGAACGTGCTGAGGATAAGAGAAAGCTTCACGGCTTCTTGGGTTGGGGAGCAGGTCGGCATCCATGCC TCGGCATGCGCTTCGCAAAGCTGGAACAAAATATCATCACCGCGTACTTCATCGCTTCCTTTGATTTCCATCTTTGTGATAAAAGCGGAAACCTTGTTCTGGATGCCCCGAGAGTCGACTTTAACAGGCACTCAGCGCATAAGCCGAAGAACCCGCCTTACTTGAAGGTGACACCGAAGGAGAA AGAATAA
- a CDS encoding PRP38-assoc domain containing protein has product MQPPPQPSVTDFPIGRKKRKDKAPATPRSQDSSRERPKDTASDTQQTISQGPAPKHEPVRRSEPGRRSTFGYPALPVTEGDSQEPTMVPHDPADIYDVIVGSCRLQSLRNKNVLSAKITHSEFTFITIVQNETEDEFELYLGRESPLEEFQVPVCTDDDLLELATSNTAFLRSLAIELMKFAAACAPILDANIDAITKEAHEAAVNRLRLRITKAEAKLSWYEKEVSKLTETIETTNAELEHTNRERNELKLEVERFYRPSSSKTAGCTNPTHQDWYEDWKHEEAQSIKFHGLYEEFFRKHQEERARADRYHQQRAERDADYEDVVAQNCALEEQLVQATENTRKLETSLTQQQREYNDVVARLQRYDHNFRPYTLQRREDRGRNSHLSTQRNRRHESPERRTDRRTASPNPYPSRQATPVVTRPAPRPRGDSHSRSRSRSRRDRANPLNQDPHRYIPPPYNGQQSVQQAASTVGGLSLSFKLPDIEVWKGNDDTKNYDKWRRSAIQKCESLPEDKQLAYLEMKVDGAAWQYIDDLKFEHYLDLLEGLDPYYARSTYEKVSEAQSQLADGSLKMGSSESFADWRGRFMSVCRLVKLPDSAMIGYARAFLRPGLAAAASHAFDDEQENALVKFLDAARKSDLTQKQINQGKTAADKPRTKPRTRSPNDRNPARKARSGRGQHREATTTRTEWQKDAMAKAKVCFRCGETGHQARDKKGCAILDWDQIKPKLSSMHLYAMGADFDAEDDDSNASTEEEPDRIQELDWRKDIQQNRETRENHNRLKVAAARILSPEVGDQDNSQDVQDHYISAIAVKGHLRSTKQLRYDSYTLTSSKEWKKTTTLIDTGASASFVNRRWAKAMGLPIMSTSSPIQLSLADGKVVDTLNEAVEIQVKHGSHLSPVVCFVADVGDFDLILVYGDGKTPSLSESRQTTPVGEICIITAKAAYLMAAHNPDEAIWVEPQDWEKLADPPDDNNDCDLDSFKRNIARLAAVTQEDYDHYMNKMESPHMTEAEIRKLVPDWLYSKMPDLFSPIQAGKLAPHREGVDHEIDTDGRIHKPKIYGLTRTETRAIKAYIDDMLGRGFIRPSTSPYASPVLVVKKPGGGLRICVDYRQLNAITKKNRNAPPSIKETLARMAKVRWMTIVDVVAAFNTVRIKEGDEEKTAFLTRYGLYEYVVMPFGLCNAPGTFQTFINETLREYLDDICTAYLDDVLIYTCDDDESVHEADVIKVLSKIRDAGFHLDPTKCKFKVKKVKYLGLILTTEGIEMDPKKVSTILDWQIPRSVKDVQSFLGFANFYRRFIKGFSYIAKALTELTRKDGEGKDQRHQFPLIADSKAIQAFHRLKDAFKTAGVLAHFDPDLETWLETDASDFVTAAILSQKDATGVLRPVAFLSHKMNPAECNYEIYDKELLAIVNAFEQWRFELSGTDDPIMVLSDHQALQTFMTTKRLNRRQARWAEFMAEFNFIIKYRPGKQGTKPDALTRRPGDLPESPDDIRRRHQLQVVIKPDQVDPEARVCTINIAKDGGSRHAVYLANLITQRTLPDSIPAVAQMLYQLSEEDNISERYAVLAALPGIEPEGGENGVSHDLTSKRSLCAADNVTISPITTPIAATSAPAIPNETPAAINVPAPPNNELTIDALLDNIKAAYKDDKVLQAIVKAKKDGLRRLPFKLIHGEEHLRLELGDCEITDELLYVRNKVYVPAGAVRTQVIEQAHKSVCGGHSGKHELYSKLSRWYYWPRMTTDVAQYVRACLTCKRSKAYREGKHGLLHPLPIPSKYWSSISIDFITHLPPCRHNGQTFTDILVVVDRLTKKKKFIPMASMTTDALVVAFIEYIWREEGFPEEIISDRGAQFVSYFWKRLCQRLGVRPKFSTAHHPQTDGQTENANSYLKQYLRAYVNYEQDNWALFLPIAEFEANSSTSSTTGKSPFFATKGYNPRKRLNADAFADRMKTLQDELRASMQWAQAKQAEYANEGRLPAPAFKVGDQVMLDTRNLRTKRPSASLDLKNRGPFTIVRAINNTAYELDLPANMKRIHNVFHHGSYTWLTTTHLLDKHKILRSLRTIEDCRINKKLKDPAARGRKGKTTQGLLQYLVRWANYPDGPDNPSWEPYMNLADSADTVTRYHLDHPNKPPMHRKFKSLTGKQDMLVMRLHALSRV; this is encoded by the exons ATGCAGCCTCCTCCACAGCCCAGCGTGACTGACTTCCCTATTGGCCGCAAGAAGCGCAAAGACAAAGCGCCCGCGACCCCCCGCAGCCAAGACTCCAGCCGCGAGCGACCTAAGGATACTGCATCCGACACCCAACAAACTATTAGCCAAGGCCCCGCTCCTAAGCATGAGCCTGTTCGTCGATCCGAACCAGGCCGTCGAAGCACCTTCGGCTACCCCGCACTTCCAGTTACAGAAGGAGACAGCCAAGAGCCCACAATGGTACCACACGACCCTGCCGACATCTACGATGTTATAGTTGGCAGTTGTCGACTCCAATCCCTCAGAAACAAGAACGTCTTGTCTGCCAAGATTACTCACTCTGAGTTCACGTTCATCACTATTGTACAAAACGAGACTGAGGATGAATTTGAGCTGTACCTAGGCCGAGAATCTCCCCTGGAAGAATTCCAAGTCCCCGTCTGCACTGACGACGACTTATTGGAGCTAGCCACTTCAAACACCGCGTTCCTGCGCTCTCTAGCTATTGAGCTCATGAAGTTCGCCGCTGCTTGCGCTCCTATCCTGGACGCGAACATCGATGCAATAACCAAGGAAGCTCACGAAGCCGCTGTTAACCGCTTACGCCTTCGCATCACTAAGGCTGAAGCTAAGCTTAGCTGGTACGAGAAGGAAGTCTCAAAGCTGACTGAGACTATTGAGACTACTAATGCTGAGTTGGAACACACCAACCGAGAGCGTAATGAGCTTAAGCTAGAGGTCGAGCGCTTTTATCGTCCTTCATCCTCCAAGACCGCCGGTTGCACTAACCCTACTCACCAAGACTGGTATGAGGACTGGAAACACGAAGAAGCGCAGTCCATTAAGTTCCACGGCCTGTACGAGGAGTTCTTCAGGAAGCACCAGGAAGAGCGCGCCCGCGCAGACCGCTATCACCAGCAGCGCGCAGAACGCGACGCCGACTACGAAGATGTGGTCGCCCAGAACTGCGCACTTGAAGAACAACTTGTCCAAGCTACTGAGAATACCCGCAAGCTAGAGACCTCTCTAACTCAGCAACAGCGTGAGTACAATGACGTTGTTGCGCGCCTTCAGCGATATGATCATAACTTCCGCCCGTACACcttgcagcgtcgcgagGACCGCGGTCGTAACAGTCATCTATCTACTCAGCGCAACCGACGACACGAGTCACCTGAGCGCCGTACAGATCGCCGCACTGCATCACCTAACCCGTATCCTAGCCGACAAGCCACTCCTGTTGTTACTCGGCCTGCGCCTCGCCCTCGCGGCGACTCTCACTCAAGATCGCGCTCCCGCTCCCGCCGAGATCGCGCGAATCCGTTGAACCAAGATCCTCACCGATATATCCCTCCTCCATACAACGGCCAGCAATCAGTACAACAGGCAGCGTCCACAGTTGGAGGTCTAAGCCTTTCCTTTAAGCTCCCCGACATTGAAGTCTGGAAAGGCAACGATGATACCAAGAACTACGACAAGTGGCGTCGGTCAGCCATCCAGAAGTGCGAATCTCTGCCTGAAGACAAGCAATTGGCCTACTTGGAGATGAAGGTGGACGGCGCAGCATGGCAATATATTGACGATCTCAAGTTCGAACACTACTTGGACCTTCTTGAAGGACTGGACCCATACTACGCGCGCTCTACCTACGAGAAGGTCTCAGAAGCACAGTCGCAACTCGCTGATGGCTCTCTCAAGATGGGATCGTCTGAATCCTTTGCAGATTGGCGTGGGCGCTTTATGAGCGTGTGTCGCCTAGTGAAGCTTCCAGACAGCGCCATGATTGGCTACGCTCGCGCTTTCCTGCGACCTGgcctcgccgccgccgcctcaCACGCCTTTGACGATGAGCAAGAGAATGCTCTTGTCAAGTTCCTTGACGCCGCCCGCAAGTCTGATCTAACACAGAAACAGATTAATCAAGGCAAGACCGCTGCTGACAAACCTCGCACCAAGCCGCGCACGCGCTCCCCAAATGATCGTAATCCTGCACGAAAGGCTCGCTCTGGCCGAGGACAACATCGCGAAGCTACTACGACGCGCACAGAGTGGCAGAAGGACGCAATGGCTAAGGCTAAGGTCTGCTTCCGTTGTGGCGAGACTGGTCACCAGGCGCGCGATAAGAAGGGTTGCGCAATCTTAGACTGGGACCAAATCAAGCCTAAGCTTAGTAGTATGCATCTCTATGCTATGGGAGCGGACTTCGAcgccgaagacgacgacTCTAATGCTTCCACTGAAGAGGAGCCTGA TCGCATTCAGGAGCTAGACTGGCGCAAGGACATACAACAGAACCGCGAGACGCGAGAAAACCATAACCGTCTCAAGGTCGCTGCCGCCAGGATACTATCTCCAGAAGTCGGAGATCAGGACAACTCACAAGACGTCCAAGACCACTACATCTCTGCGATCGCCGTTAAGGGCCATCTTCGATCTACTAAACAACTACGTTACGACTCCTACACCCTCACTTCTTCTAAGGAATGGAAAAAGACAACTACTCTTATCGACACAGGCGCTAGCGCTTCCTTTGTGAACAGGCGATGGGCTAAAGCCATGGGCCTGCCCATAATGTCTACCTCTTCACCTATCCAGCTTTCTCTCGCGGATGGGAAGGTTGTTGATACATTGAATGAAGCCGTGGAAATCCAAGTCAAACACGGCAGCCACTTATCACCAGTCGTGTGCTTCGTCGCTGACGTAGGAGACTTTGATCTTATCCTTG TATACGGCGACGGCAAGACTCCATCACTTTCAGAATCTCGGCAAACCACGCCCGTGGGCGAGATCTGCATTATCACCGCCAAGGCCGCCTACCTCATGGCTGCGCACAACCCAGACGAAGCCATCTGGGTCGAACCACAAGACTGGGAGAAGCTTGCTGACCCTCCAGACGACAATAACGATTGCGATTTAGACTCCTTCAAACGCAACATCGCCCGCCTCGCCGCCGTCACACAAGAGGACTACGACCACTATATGAACAAGATGGAGAGTCCACATATGACGGAAGCGGAGATCCGCAAACTGGTGCCAGACTGGTTGTACAGCAAGATGCCAGACTTGTTCAGTCCTATACAAGCAGGGAAGTTGGCACCTCATCGCGAAGGCGTTGACCATGAGATTGACACCGACGGACGCATTCACAAGCCTAAGATCTATGGGCTCACACGAACGGAGACCAGGGCCATCAAGGCCTACATCGACGACATGCTCGGACGCGGATTCATCCGACCGTCCACATCTCCGTACGCGTCACCTGTCTTAGTTGTCAAGAAACCAGGTGGCGGACTTCGCATCTGCGTTGACTACCGTCAGCTCAACgccatcaccaagaagaacCGCAACGCTCCACCCTCCATCAAGGAAACGCTGGCCCGCATGGCCAAGGTACGATGGATGACGATTGTCGACGTTGTGGCTGCATTCAACACTGTTCGGATCAAAGAAGGCGATGAAGAAAAGACAGCCTTTCTCACTCGGTATGGGCTATACGAATACGTTGTCATGCCCTTCGGCCTCTGCAATGCGCCTGGCACTTTCCAGACCTTTATCAATGAGACACTCCGCGAGTACCTTGACGATATCTGTACAGCTTACCTCGACGACGTCCTTATATACACCTgcgacgatgacgagtcAGTTCATGAAGCCGACGTCATCAAGGTCCTCTCTAAGATACGCGACGCTGGCTTCCATCTTGATCCCACGAAGTGCAAATTCAAGGTCAAGAAAGTGAAGTACCTAGGCCTCATCCTCACTACAGAGGGCATCGAAATGGATCCAAAAAAGGTCTCCACTATACTAGACTGGCAAATACCGCGCTCAGTCAAAGACGTCCAGTCTTTCCTTGGTTTCGCCAACTTCTACCGTCGCTTCATCAAAGGCTTCTCCTACATCGCAAAAGCCTTGACAGAACTCACGCGCAAGGATGGCGAAGGCAAGGACCAGAGACATCAGTTCCCgctcatcgctgatagcaAAGCTATACAAGCTTTCCATCGACTTAAGGACGCCTTTAAGACTGCAGGAGTCCTTGCACACTTCGATCCTGACCTAGAGACTTGGTTGGAAACCGATGCCTCAGATTTCGTTACTGCAGCTATCCTCTCTCAGAAGGACGCGACAGGAGTCCTCCGCCCAGTTGCTTTCCTATCGCACAAGATGAACCCTGCGGAATGCAATTATGAGATATACGACAAGGAACTCCTAGCTATTGTCAACGCCTTTGAGCAATGGCGCTTTGAGCTGTCTGGTACTGATGATCCTATTATGGTGTTGTCTGACCATCAAGCCCTTCAGACCTTTATGACCACAAAGCGCCTCAACAGACGCCAAGCCCGTTGGGCGGAATTCATGGCAGAGTTCAACTTCATTATCAAGTACAGGCCAGGCAAGCAGGGCACGAAGCCAGACGCTTTGACAAGGCGTCCTGGCGACCTACCCGAGTCACCCGACGACATCCGCCGTCGGCATCAACTCCAGGTAGTCATCAAGCCTGACCAAGTCGATCCTGAAGCGCGCGTCTGCACCATCAACATCGCCAAGGATGGAGGTTCTCGCCATGCAGTCTACCTCGCAAATCTCATCACACAGCGCACCCTTCCTGACTCTATCCCCGCAGTCGCGCAAATGCTGTATCAACTTAGCGAGGAAGACAACATCTCTGAACGGTACGCCGTCCTCGCCGCACTGCCTGGCATCGAGCCTGAGGGGGGAGAAAACGGCGTCTCCCATGACCTCACGAGCAAAAGATCGCTCTGTGCAGCCGATAACGTTACAATCTCGCCTATTACAACGCCAATCGCCGCAACTAGTGCGCCCGCGATACCAAACGAGACGCCCGCCGCAATTAATGTGCCCGCGCCACCGAACAACGAGCTGACTATTGATGCTCTGCTTGACAATATCAAGGCAGCATACAAGGATGATAAGGTGTTGCAGGCGATCGTCAAAGCCAAGAAGGACGGCCTACGACGCCTGCCGTTCAAACTCATACATGGAGAAGAGCACCTCAGGCTGGAACTTGGCGATTGCGAGATCACCGACGAACTACTCTATGTGCGCAACAAGGTCTACGTCCCCGCCGGCGCCGTTCGCACCCAAGTTATTGAACAAGCCCACAAGAGCGTCTGCGGTGGCCACAGCGGCAAACATGAGTTATACTCCAAGCTGTCGCGATGGTATTACTGGCCTAGGATGACCACGGACGTCGCGCAATATGTACGCGCGTGTCTGACTTGCAAGAGGAGCAAAGCATACCGAGAAGGCAAGCATGGGCTGCTGCATCCGCTACCAATCCCCAGCAAATACTGGTCCAGCATCTCTATAGACTTCATCACTCACCTGCCGCCCTGCAGGCATAACGGTCAAACGTTCACTGACATCCTCGTGGTAGTCGACCGActcaccaagaagaagaagttcatCCCAATGGCTAGTATGACCACCGACGCCCTTGTGGTAGCCTTTATCGAATACATCTGGCGAGAAGAGGGCTTTCCTGAGGAGATTATCTCAGACCGTGGAGCGCAGTTTGTCTCTTACTTTTGGAAGCGACTATGCCAGCGTCTGGGTGTACGCCCGAAGTTCTCGACCGCTCACCATCCCCAGACTGACGGACAAACCGAGAACGCGAACTCCTACCTCAAGCAATACCTACGCGCCTATGTCAACTACGAGCAGGATAACTGGGCGCTTTTTCTGCCAATAGCTGAATTCGAAGCCAACtccagcaccagcagcacaACTGGCAAGTCGCCTTTCTTCGCGACTAAAGGATACAACCCACGGA AACGTCTCAACGCTGACGCTTTCGCGGATCGCATGAAAACGCTGCAGGACGAGCTGCGAGCTTCAATGCAATGGGCGCAAGCAAAACAAGCAGAATACGCCAATGAAGGAAGGCTACCCGCACCAGCTTTCAAAGTCGGCGACCAAGTGATGCTGGACACTCGCAACCTACGGACGAAAAGACCCTCCGCGTCATTAGACCTAAAGAACCGCGGTCCCTTTACTATCGTTCGcgccatcaacaacaccgcATACGAGCTAGATCTTCCCGCTAACATGAAGCGCATCCACAATGTCTTCCACCATGGCTCTTACACTTGGTTGACGACAACCCACTTACTGGACAAACACAAGATCCTGAGGTCCCTGCGGA CAATCGAAGACTGCCGCATTAATAAGAAGCTTAAGGATCCTGCCGCCCGCGGTCGCAAGGGCAAGACTACCCAAGGCCTGCTCCAATACTTGGTACGATGGGCAAACTATCCCGACGGCCCCGACAATCCTTCATGGGAACCATACATGAACCTCGCGGACTCCGCTGACACTGTGACGCGCTATCACCTTGATCACCCAAACAAGCCGCCTATGCACAGGAAGTTTAAGTCTCTCACAGGCAAACAAGATATGCTGGTTATGCGACTTCACGCTCTTAGTCGTGTCTAG